In one Leishmania infantum JPCM5 genome chromosome 7 genomic region, the following are encoded:
- a CDS encoding putative RNA binding protein, with amino-acid sequence MEEFYGMEVFAGKTARPNISADRVLHVTQVALPPNASHAITLLVKTEGKSFVLATLDPQQALFHVSVDMLFSGKQKLAFTCEGAAGAVHIIGYTQLAEEEEAIDDEDDDDMMDDEDVA; translated from the coding sequence ATGGAGGAGTTCTACGGCATGGAGGTCTTCGCCGGCAAGACGGCAAGGCCCAATATTTCGGCCGACCGCGTGCTGCACGTGACGCAGGTGGCGCTACCGCCGAACGCGTCGCACGCTATCACGCTGCTCGTCAAGACGGAGGGCAAGTCGTTTGTGCTCGCGACACTGGACCCGCAGCAGGCACTCTTCCACGTGAGCGTGGACATGCTCTTTAGCGGCAAGCAGAAGTTGGCTTTCACCTGCGAAGGTGCGGCTGGAGCCGTGCACATCATCGGGTACACACAGctcgcggaggaggaggaagccatagacgacgaggatgacgatgATATGatggacgacgaggacgtcgCGTAA
- a CDS encoding putative nucleolar RNA-binding protein: protein MEGFYGIEVTAGKQVKAKIPEECALRVTQLAVPANAAGAVSLVVSFEGKLFTIATLDPKKGVYQMSTDLVFTEAQDVSFSAQGAGAIHVTGYVQPVGNDDMMMNAMAGESGEEDESDDDDLEEASEPESNEVAKTPASAAAGAEDSDEEEENEDEDDEEDEDDEDMPPADLDDSDTGEEDEEVDEEDDDEGQMDHEEVEDDEDDDEDNG from the coding sequence ATGGAGGGCTTTTACGGTATTGAGGTGACCGCCGGCAAGCAGGTGAAGGCCAAAATCCCAGAGGagtgcgcgctgcgcgtgaCGCAGCTCGCCGTTCCCGCCAACGCGGCTGGAGCCGTTTCTCTCGTCGTGTCCTTCGAGGGCAAGCTGTTCACGATTGCCACGCTGGACCCCAAGAAGGGCGTCTACCAGATGAGCACCGACCTCGTCTTCACCGAGGCGCAGGAcgtctccttctccgcccaGGGTGCTGGTGCAATCCACGTCACTGGCTACGTACAGCCGGTCGGCAACGACGATATGATGATGAATGCCATGGCCGGCGAGTCGGGTGAGGAGGACgagagcgacgacgacgacctcGAGGAGGCTTCAGAGCCGGAAAGCAACGAGGTCGCCAAGACCCctgcttccgctgccgctggtgcggaggacagcgacgaggaggaggagaacgaggacgaagacgacgaggaggacgaggacgacgaggataTGCCCCCGGCCGACCTCGATGACAGCGACACgggcgaagaggacgaggaagtCGACGAAGAGGATGACGATGAGGGACAGATGGACCACGAGGAAGTCGAGGATGATGAGGATGATGACGAGGATAACGGATGA
- a CDS encoding RNA binding protein-like protein: MMQEFHAFSVSPNKEHKLEIPAGCGFHLSVVSLPRGTNGKSTVYVSADGKSYALASLDSQQNVLQAPTDLIFNYQQQVIFFAKGSATVHCVGYRQELDFSDDDDAPFAMESGSDDDTRDAKKAAVKLPADAITDAETAKRKPAAAAAATESVSEDEEDEDEDEELADSAEEASADAASDEGSDGEEIEEDEDEEEENDEEYDDDDEIDSDIAKEPRGMQARHVDPTAPSSEDEEDGTDGNDDEESDEEMDSDDLAAMEEDEEDVDDDDDEDIDDDDKEEAEPPMKVIRAEGRPSGGSLQSRPSAGGSPQGLKKNGSGSSQGRPNGHSPQGRPSAGGSPQGLKKNGSGSSQGRPNGHSPQGRRGF; this comes from the coding sequence ATGATGCAGGAGTTCCACGCGTTCTCGGTGTCCCCAAACAAGGAGCACAAGCTAGAGATCCCGGCGGGGTGCGGCTTCCACCTCTCTGTCGTTTCGCTGCCGCGAGGCACCAACGGCAAGTCGACGGTTTACGTGTCGGCGGATGGCAAGTCGTACGCGCTGGCCTCTCTCGACTCTCAGCAGAACGTTCTTCAGGCACCTACCGACCTTATCTTCAACTACCAGCAGCAGGTCATCTTTTTCGCGAAGGGCTCGGCGACAGTGCACTGCGTCGGCTACCGCCAGGAACTGGATttcagcgacgacgacgatgcgccTTTCGCCatggagagcggcagcgatgacgacaCCCGTGACGCTAAGAAGGCGGCGGTAAAGCTGCCGGCAGATGCCATCACGGATGCTGAGACGGCAAAGAGAAaacccgctgctgctgcggctgccaccgAGAGCGTCTCCGAGGATGAAGAGGATGAGGATGAAGATGAGGAGCTGGCCGATAGCGCCGAGGAAGCGTCTGCAGATGCGGCGTCCGATGAAGGGAGCGACGGAGAAGAAAtagaggaggacgaggacgaggaagaagaaaatGATGAGGAgtacgacgacgatgacgagaTCGACAGCGACATTGCCAAGGAGCCGAGGGGGATGCAGGCCCGCCACGTTGACCCCACCGCCCCTTCttcggaggacgaggaggatggCACCGATGGcaacgatgacgaggagagCGATGAAGAGATGGACAGTGATGACCTCGCCGCCAtggaagaggacgaggaggacgtcgatgacgatgacgacgaggacatcgatgacgatgacaaggaggaggcggagccgcCAATGAAGGTGATACGCGCAGAGGGTCGTCCCAGCGGCGGCTCTCTGCAGAGTCGCCCGAGCGCTGGCGGCTCGCCGCAGGGCCTTAAGAAGAACGGTAGTGGTTCTTCGCAGGGCCGCCCTAACGGCCACTCCCCGCAGGGCCGCCCGAGCGCTGGCGGCTCGCCGCAGGGCCTCAAGAAGAACGGTAGTGGCTCTTCGCAGGGCCGCCCTAACGGCCACTCCCCGcagggccgccgcggcttctGA
- a CDS encoding putative DNA repair and recombination protein,mitochondrial precursor, with protein sequence MTTPDAVGAAAAQDVSSPRRSSVACPLTVSTTEHVAVLTAPENGQDAEEVHSCVTLSSTATSPGTSPVAAVLPPLPQQRRVLLSSSSNERQYTSPATAPHTEEAAQLLSCSSSSPSIITVFTPPAMTRETAAHAPFSMSPAPSKPPAGPSAATATAMMTCHARALSDAEKEGVGHEARARPYMLLDSDCGGRSADCAAGTPAASTESEQQGRSLHETETRASPADGPVCDVEEAEEAAPAAPSAIITPAAAERALSSEQRYAFHAAVKEHRSVFITGGAGTGKSHLLRTIIRALPSSCTFVTATTGIAALNLSGSTLHSFVGCGIPSRNSKGDSLLSIVLSKQRCVRSWRTCRVLIIDEVSMLEPSFFDVVDYIARHVRNRPHEPFGGIQLILSGDFLQLPPVSRERRGSSPQFCFETEAWWRVNPRVCLLSTPFRQRSLRFFAILNEMRVGELQPDSVELLYSMDTTERVHFVRRTDSATDVKVEDDHGPPEMVRVGLKRAADVSAEAAVRSAAACKTEMSATSMRRTRLELVNGLGRAMDAPFDGYTILRSTRAEVDAENERYYRQLNTEIFMYHGFHTGKGDFPDSSLTRIVHLRKGCRVMLIKNFDPRLGLVNGSTGTITDFVSFANGYLFKTQGISADDARSICVGRGKMMDQRHTMLPVVAFGLRCADGTVATRELVVEPQEWKEMLGSREVSRSVQIPLILAYAITIHKSQGMSLTQVDIDFKKVFESGQSYVALSRCTDMESVRLHGFDAHRVSANPTALAYYKALALQQERLRWRRTHVPRMVEAEEAMEAFSCTPYGYVLLNEAETLARHGREDRATGFSTSFNSFASTSTSSSRSPASDGDCLKPEDFDDENWAAVKVVGKERPDGGGEGCTQRRREKHHRHREGHACADDHSAGRTRAYARDGLDGEPSDGSDDDGDDMNETTRLDKLRRRIVPLLTTAAMVKRLVTRQAMPLHRVRNSRIVVDAHALFQLVAGPESAAAFDVLFGQQDNMMRVPLCVHTLVTEAAAYRSCSESLSQSVSPHQPVDGLRSSRGDALVGYDTCRGSLGGAGCEPFDAPLLAASHAAAEALAVMERAKQDFILDVQRPEQTCALPAADPGWLRFTVVLPLLRHRQAKARTKDGPGVDAASDAGGACREVDFILNRDPREILHHRAILEYAMYLQASFGEDVVICTDSVLLAAYAFAWRLRVASIDYLCGDNSGADGVAT encoded by the coding sequence ATGACAACGCcggacgccgtcggcgctgctgccgcacaggATGTAtcatcgccgcggcgcagctctgtAGCATGCCCCTTGACGGTGTCGACCACAGAGCACGTGGCGGTGCTCACCGCCCCCGAGAACGGCCAggatgcggaggaggtgcatAGTTGCGTGACATTGTCCTCCACGGCAACTTCTCCAGGAACGTCTCCTGTGGCAGCGGTgttgccgccactgccacagcagcggcgggtgctCCTGTCATCGTCCAGCAACGAACGCCAATACACGTCGCCGGCAACGGCACCGCATACAGAGGAggccgcgcagctcctctccTGTAGCAGTTCTTCCCCCAGCATCATCACGGTGTTCACCCCGCCTGCGATGACGAGAGAGACCGCCGCCCACGCGCCGTTTTCCATGAGCCCGGCGCCGTCGAAACCTCCCGCCGGACCCtcggccgcgacggcgacagccATGATGACGTGCCACGCCAGAGCATTGAGCGACGCCGAAAAGGAAGGCGTGGGACACGAAGCCCGTGCCCGGCCCTACATGCTGCTCGACTCGGACTGCGGTGGTAGATCCGCCGACTGTGCCGCCGGCACTCCGGCGGCGTCAACAGAAAGCGAGCAGCAGGGCCGCTCATTGCAcgagacagagacacgcgCATCGCCAGCGGACGGCCCGGTCTGCGACGTTGAagaggctgaggaggcggcgccagcagctccgtcagcCATCAtcacgccagcggcggcggaacgCGCGCTATCGAGTGAGCAGCGCTACGCTTTCCACGCGGCAGTAAAGGAGCACCGGAGTGTGTTTAtcactggcggcgccggcaccggcaagtcgcacctgctgcgcaccatTATTCGTGCCCTACCCTCCTCGTGCACTTTCGTCACCGCGACGACAGGCATTGCCGCTCTCAACCTCAGCGGCTCGACGCTGCACAGCTTCGTCGGCTGCGGCATCCCCAGTCGAAACAGCAAGGGCGACAGTCTGCTGAGCATCGTTCTCAGcaagcagcggtgcgtgcgcagctggcgcactTGCCGCGTACTGATCATAGACGAAGTGTCTATGCTCGAGCCAAGCTTCTTCGACGTGGTCGACTACATCGCTCGACACGTGCGCAACCGCCCGCACGAGCCGTTCGGCGGCATTCAGCTCATCCTCTCGGGCGACTTCCTCCAGCTCCCACCGGTGTCGCGCGaacggcgcggcagcagcccgcAGTTCTGCTTCGAGACGGAGGCGTGGTGGAGGGTGAACCCGAGGGTATGCCTGCTCTCAACGCCGTTCCGCCAACGCAGCCTGCGCTTCTTTGCCATCTTGAACGAGATGCGCgtcggcgagctgcagccggACTCGGTCGAGCTGCTCTACTCGATGGACACGACGGAGCGGGTGCACTTTGTGCGGCGCACGGACAGCGCCACAGATGTGAAGGTGGAGGACGACCACGGACCACCGGAGATGGTGCGAGTCGGCCTCAAGCGAGCGGCGGACGTGAGCGCCGAAGCGGCAGtacgcagcgcagccgcctgCAAGACGGAGATGTCGGCTACGAGTATGCGACGGACACGGCTGGAGCTCGTCAACGGCCTCGGGCGCGCCATGGATGCCCCGTTCGACGGCTACACAATCCTTCGTTCCACCCGCGCCGAGGTGGACGCGGAAAACGAACGGTACTACCGCCAGCTCAACACCGAGATCTTCATGTACCACGGCTTCCACACGGGCAAGGGTGACTTTCCGGATAGCTCACTGACAAGGATTGTGCACCTGCGCAAGGGCTGCCGTGTTATGCTCATCAAAAACTTCGACCCTCGGCTAGGGCTCGTcaacggcagcaccggcaccatCACCGACTTCGTGAGCTTCGCCAACGGTTACCTCTTCAAGACGCAGGGCAtcagcgccgacgacgcaCGATCCATCTGCGTTGGGCGAGGCAAGATGATGGACCAGCGGCACACGATGTTGCCGGTTGTCGCCTTcgggctgcgctgcgctgatGGCACCGTGGCGACACGCGAGCTCGTTGTGGAGCCGCAGGAGTGGAAGGAGATGCTTGGGTCGCGCGAGGTGTCACGCTCTGTGCAGATCCCGCTCATCCTTGCCTATGCCATCACTATCCACAAGTCGCAAGGGATGTCGCTGACGCAGGTGGACATCGACTTCAAGAAGGTATTTGAGTCTGGCCAGTCGTACgtggcgctgtcgcggtGCACTGATATGGAGAGCGTGCGGCTGCACGGATTCGATGCCCATCGCGTCAGCGCAAACCCCACCGCTCTCGCGTACTACAAGGCGCTGGCTCTGCAGCaagagcggctgcggtggcgtcgcACTCATGTGCCGCGGATGGTGGAGGCCGAGGAAGCCATGGAGGCGTTCAGCTGCACCCCGTATGGGTACGTGCTTCTCAACGAGGCCGAGACGCTGGCGCGACACGGGAGGGAGGATCGCGCGACCGGGTTCAGCACCAGCTTCAATAGTTTCGCGTCCACGTCCACGTCGTCCAGCCGCTCCCCGGCATCCGACGGGGATTGCCTCAAGCCGGAGGACTTCGACGACGAGAACTGGGCCGCCGTGAAGGTGGTGGGGAAAGAGCGgcccgacggcggcggcgaaggatGCACGCAGAGGCGACGCGAAAagcaccaccggcaccgaGAAGGCCACGCATGCGCGGACGATCATAGCGCGGGGCGCACTCGCGCATATGCGCGTGACGGGCTCGACGGGGAGCCGAgtgacggcagcgacgatgacggcgacgacatGAACGAGACAACGCGGCTAGAcaagctgcggcgccgcatcgtgccgctgctgacgacggcggccatgGTGAAGCGCCTCGTCACACGTCAAGCAATGCCGCTACATCGCGTCCGTAACTcgcgcatcgtcgtcgacgcgcacgcgctaTTTCAGCTCGTGGCGGGGCCGGAGTCCGCAGCGGCGTTTGATGTGCTCTTTGGCCAGCAGGACAACATGATGAGGGTGCCGTtgtgcgtgcacacgctcgtcactgaggcggcggcgtaccGGAGCTGCTCCGAGTCCCTCAGCCAGTCGGTGTCACCGCATCAGCCCGTGGACGGGTtacgcagcagccgcggcgacgccctCGTGGGCTACGACACCTGCAGAGGAAGCTTAGGTGGGGCGGGGTGCGAACCGTTCGATGCCCCGCTGCTCGCAGCCTCCCacgcggcagccgaggcTCTTGCGGTGATGGAGCGGGCGAAGCAGGACTTCATTCTCGACGTGCAGCGACCAGAGCAAACatgcgcgctgccggcggcggacCCTGGCTGGCTGCGGTTCacagtggtgctgccgctgctccgccatcgACAGGCGAAGGCCCGAACGAAGGACGGGCCCGGTGTCGATGCTGCGAGTGACGCGGGCGGTGCGTGCCGCGAGGTGGACTTCATCCTCAACCGCGACCCCCGCGAGAttctccaccaccgcgccatCCTCGAGTATGCCATGTACTTGCAGGCCTCCTTCGGCGAAGACGTCGTTATCTGCACGGACTCCGTCCTACTGGCCGCGTACGCCTTtgcgtggcggctgcgcgtcgcGTCGATAGACTACTTGTGCGGCGATAACAGCGGTGCCGATGGCGTGGCTACTTGA
- the PIN1 gene encoding putative PPIase, protein MPTSSWQAAHLLIKHSGSRNPVSRRTGQPTTISYEEAVTELQKWRQSIEEGRVTFEEAARQRSDCSSYARGGDLGVFGPGEMMKSFEDATKSLEVGHVSGIVVTDSGVHIIKRIA, encoded by the coding sequence ATGCCCACCTCGTCTTGGCAGGCGGCGCATCTGCTCATTaagcacagcggcagccgcaaccCTGTGTCGCGCCGCACCGGGCAGCCAACCACCATATCGTACGAGGAAGCCGTCACGGAGCTGCAGAAGTGGCGCCAATCAATCGAAGAAGGTAGGGTGACCTTCGAGGAGGCCGCGCGACAgcgcagcgactgcagcagctacgcccgcggcggcgacttgGGCGTCTTCGGCCCTGGGGAGATGATGAAGTCATTTGAGGATGCCACGAAGTCTCTCGAGGTGGGGCATGTGAGCGGCATTGTTGTGACTGACAGCGGCGTGCACATCATCAAGCGCATAGCCTGA